A window of Choristoneura fumiferana chromosome 8, NRCan_CFum_1, whole genome shotgun sequence contains these coding sequences:
- the LOC141429993 gene encoding lipase member H-A-like isoform X1, whose product MGMCFFKVGFLVVNYLVPIFAVNYDASMEGFSLDFLPDCTGVTEPVSIEPESLKSIFILVMDPDSISKATWTRYDYYHAADIAKNPGFDLEKKTFMFVPGYVEFLAAFLGWSMAEIYKKLGYNVLILETKEFTAMGYPTAARYTRRIGFHVAEMLANLTSVGLDPKKLELVGLSLGGHTMSFIAKNYRQLTGRNISLLVGLDPAGPCFRHLGPDQRLDSTDADFVLNIATNINEYGMSANLGHVTFYVNGGEYQPREAWWLPCSLECSHVRSFFLWLSALQNPHNFIGIQCDTIQQARNNDCYDRTPTVTNTMDLYTDRTKPGIYYLATFNKFPYYLGLRGIEKNNKGISRQKTGFSNAESYVESAAKIYNMTKFLLQFK is encoded by the exons ATGGGAATGTGTTTCTTTAAAGTTGGGTTCTTGGTCGTGAATTATCTTGTGCCAATTTTCGCGGTAAATTACGATGCGTCCATGGAGGGCTTCAGTTTGGATTTTCTGCCTGATT GTACAGGTGTAACGGAACCAGTATCCATCGAGCCGGAAAGCCTGAAGAGCATCTTTATCTTAGTTATGGATCCTGACAGCATCTCCAAGGCCACATGGACGCGTTACGACTATTACCATGCAGCTGACATTGCCAAGAATCCAGGGTTTGACTTGGAGAAGAAGACGTTCATGTTTGTCCCAGGATACGTGGAGTTCTTAGCAGCGTTCTTAGGGTGGTCTATGGCTGAGATCTACAAGAAGCTTGGCTATAATGTTCTAATATTGGAAACTAAAGAGTTTACTGCCATGGGTTACCCAAC GGCTGCACGTTACACACGTCGCATCGGTTTCCACGTAGCTGAGATGCTCGCCAACCTGACCAGCGTCGGTCTGGACCCCAAGAAGCTTGAGCTGGTGGGTCTCAGTTTGGGGGGGCACACTATGAGCTTCATAGCCAAGAACTACCGCCAGTTAACTGGCCGGAACATCTCCTTACTTGTTGGGCTGGACCCGGCTGGACCTTGCTTCAGACATCTAGGACCTG ACCAAAGATTGGATTCTACCGATGCAGACTTCGTCCTCAACATTGCCACGAACATAAATGAGTATGGCATGAGCGCCAACCTCGGTCACGTTACTTTCTACGTTAACGGCGGCGAATACCAACCAAGAGAAGCCTGGTGGTTGCCTTGCTCTCTAGAATGCAGCCACGTTCGTTCATTCTTCCTCTGGCTATCAGCTCTACAAAACCCTCATAACTTCATTGGCATCCAATGCGATACAATCCAGCAAGCGAGGAACAACGATTGCTATGATAGAACCCCTACGGTTACTAATACCATGGACTTGTACACTGATAGAACTAAACCAGGGATATATTACTTGGCCACGTTCAATAAATTTCCCTACTATTTGGGACTGAGGGGGATTGAAAAGAATAACAAGGGTATTTCCAGGCAAAAAACAGGATTTAGTAATGCTGAAAGTTACGTTGAAAGCGCAGCGAAGATTTATAATATGACAAAGTTTTTGTTGCAATTCAAATGA
- the LOC141429993 gene encoding pancreatic lipase-related protein 2-like isoform X2: MGMCFFKVGFLVVNYLVPIFAVNYDASMEGFSLDFLPDCTGVTEPVSIEPESLKSIFILVMDPDSISKATWTRYDYYHAADIAKNPGFDLEKKTFMFVPGYVEFLAAFLGWSMAEIYKKLGYNVLILETKEFTAMGYPTAARYTRRIGFHVAEMLANLTSVGLDPKKLELVGLSLGGHTMSFIAKNYRQLTGRNISLLVGLDPAGPCFRHLGPEL; encoded by the exons ATGGGAATGTGTTTCTTTAAAGTTGGGTTCTTGGTCGTGAATTATCTTGTGCCAATTTTCGCGGTAAATTACGATGCGTCCATGGAGGGCTTCAGTTTGGATTTTCTGCCTGATT GTACAGGTGTAACGGAACCAGTATCCATCGAGCCGGAAAGCCTGAAGAGCATCTTTATCTTAGTTATGGATCCTGACAGCATCTCCAAGGCCACATGGACGCGTTACGACTATTACCATGCAGCTGACATTGCCAAGAATCCAGGGTTTGACTTGGAGAAGAAGACGTTCATGTTTGTCCCAGGATACGTGGAGTTCTTAGCAGCGTTCTTAGGGTGGTCTATGGCTGAGATCTACAAGAAGCTTGGCTATAATGTTCTAATATTGGAAACTAAAGAGTTTACTGCCATGGGTTACCCAAC GGCTGCACGTTACACACGTCGCATCGGTTTCCACGTAGCTGAGATGCTCGCCAACCTGACCAGCGTCGGTCTGGACCCCAAGAAGCTTGAGCTGGTGGGTCTCAGTTTGGGGGGGCACACTATGAGCTTCATAGCCAAGAACTACCGCCAGTTAACTGGCCGGAACATCTCCTTACTTGTTGGGCTGGACCCGGCTGGACCTTGCTTCAGACATCTAGGACCTG AACTTTGA